From the Clostridiales bacterium FE2011 genome, one window contains:
- the pknB gene encoding Stk1 family PASTA domain-containing Ser/Thr kinase, whose translation MKEKILANRYRLTEQIGMGGMAIVYRAVDLRTGHNVAVKVLRPEYNEDSEFIGRFQREAEAASKMTHHNIVNLLDVGMDGDNRYLVMEYVQGKTLKSVIQERGKLNPALAGQIAIRILSALEHAHRNGIVHRDIKPQNILVHADGHIKVADFGIARIANSSTLTKGDNVMGSVHYFSPEQARGEGANATSDIYSTGIVLYEMLTGRVPYDGDNPVAVAMQHLHATPIPIQNLAPDVPPALVRVCMKAMEKNPALRYQTARDMAADIRLALENRPERQAFPAKEFEVQQPKPQIKDESIKANPDTGRNRIGNEKRRKTRTAVTTVLLGLLLVTGLYFGITAIFRRVVTTATVPFVIGMDVREAEEILTREGLTFTEMYFSNNEVKANVVFRQSPEENATKQKGDNVILSVSSGPSQVDMPDLRGMNVEDAKTVVKNMGLILTIQKIINADYEVNTVVSQEPAANEKVSKDTTVNLTISGGKVTVPKLAYMTLADAEELLKQTGLRMGSTLNIVDTRNAKEHGKVSSQSPAENTDAMLDDIVSVNVFRYLTDASSKEITIQLKEESKDINVRVTLKAEGSDVEYEVYQHLYPADLERQQTIMLNLPDERTYTCTVYQDDEPQEPFVIER comes from the coding sequence GTGAAAGAAAAGATACTGGCAAACAGATACCGGCTTACAGAACAGATCGGCATGGGCGGTATGGCCATTGTGTACCGCGCAGTGGACCTGAGAACCGGACACAACGTAGCAGTGAAAGTTCTTCGCCCGGAATACAATGAAGACAGTGAGTTTATCGGACGTTTCCAGCGTGAAGCGGAAGCGGCCAGCAAGATGACCCATCACAATATTGTTAATCTGCTGGATGTCGGTATGGACGGGGATAACCGGTATCTGGTTATGGAGTACGTTCAGGGCAAAACGCTGAAAAGCGTTATCCAGGAGCGCGGCAAACTGAATCCTGCCCTCGCAGGCCAGATTGCAATCCGTATCCTGAGCGCCCTTGAACATGCCCACCGTAACGGTATTGTGCACCGTGATATCAAACCGCAGAATATTCTGGTTCATGCAGACGGACATATAAAAGTGGCGGATTTCGGTATTGCCCGTATCGCAAACAGCTCCACACTGACAAAAGGCGATAATGTCATGGGGTCTGTTCACTATTTTTCACCGGAACAGGCACGCGGAGAAGGCGCGAATGCGACCAGCGATATATACTCAACAGGAATTGTTCTCTATGAAATGCTGACGGGACGTGTCCCTTATGACGGAGACAATCCGGTGGCGGTTGCAATGCAGCATCTTCATGCCACGCCTATTCCGATACAGAACCTGGCGCCTGATGTTCCTCCGGCCCTGGTGCGGGTCTGTATGAAAGCGATGGAAAAGAATCCGGCACTGAGGTATCAGACCGCAAGGGATATGGCTGCGGATATCCGCCTTGCGCTGGAGAACAGGCCGGAAAGGCAGGCGTTCCCGGCCAAGGAATTTGAGGTTCAGCAGCCGAAGCCCCAGATCAAGGACGAAAGCATCAAGGCCAATCCCGATACGGGAAGAAACCGCATCGGGAATGAAAAAAGGCGGAAAACAAGGACCGCGGTGACAACGGTACTTCTTGGACTTTTGCTGGTTACAGGACTGTATTTCGGCATAACAGCAATATTCCGGAGGGTTGTGACCACAGCAACGGTACCCTTTGTGATCGGTATGGACGTGAGGGAGGCTGAAGAAATCCTCACAAGAGAAGGGCTTACTTTTACTGAAATGTACTTCAGTAATAATGAAGTAAAAGCCAATGTCGTTTTCAGGCAGAGCCCGGAGGAAAATGCTACAAAACAAAAAGGCGACAATGTCATCCTGTCCGTATCCAGCGGTCCCTCACAGGTGGATATGCCTGATCTGAGGGGAATGAATGTGGAGGATGCGAAGACTGTCGTCAAGAACATGGGTCTGATTCTGACGATTCAGAAGATCATTAACGCAGATTATGAAGTCAATACAGTGGTTTCCCAGGAACCGGCGGCCAATGAGAAAGTCAGCAAGGATACCACGGTGAACCTGACAATCAGCGGCGGAAAGGTTACTGTGCCCAAGCTGGCCTATATGACCCTTGCGGACGCCGAGGAACTGCTGAAACAGACCGGGCTGCGGATGGGATCCACGCTGAACATTGTGGATACCCGCAATGCCAAGGAGCATGGCAAGGTGTCTTCACAGTCCCCTGCGGAAAATACCGACGCTATGCTGGATGATATCGTTTCAGTCAATGTTTTCCGCTATCTTACTGATGCTTCCAGCAAGGAAATAACCATACAGCTGAAAGAAGAGAGCAAGGATATCAATGTCCGGGTAACGCTGAAAGCTGAAGGCTCTGACGTTGAGTATGAAGTATACCAGCACCTGTATCCTGCGGACCTGGAAAGGCAGCAGACAATTATGCTGAACCTGCCGGACGAAAGGACATATACCTGTACGGTTTACCAGGATGATGAACCCCAAGAGCCTTTTGTAATCGAACGGTAA
- the rsgA gene encoding ribosome small subunit-dependent GTPase A, with the protein MNNNEINESNRADSLLKRGTLIRGIGSFYTVRDSAHQEYTLRCKKKFRRDGISPLVGDEVLFSPGQGEEHGWLEEILPRKTECLRPPVANVTKLVIMTAPVPEPDLLLVDRQISRAYAQGMDILLVVNKCDLNPDMAEQMRKEYHSAGIQVIPISAKTGEGLEQLRKALTGSELCCFTGQSGAGKSTTLNALLDLELETGTISRKIARGKNTTRHTELIEKNGIRVMDTAGFNLLEAENALDPGELKNRYPEFAPYEGKCRFRECLHDREPGCAVTAAAENGEISPGRLERYRELLAEAKTVWRDRYD; encoded by the coding sequence ATGAACAATAACGAAATCAACGAATCAAACAGGGCGGACAGTCTGCTGAAAAGGGGTACGCTGATCAGGGGAATCGGCAGTTTTTATACGGTTCGGGACAGCGCACACCAGGAATATACGCTCCGGTGCAAGAAGAAATTCAGACGGGACGGCATTTCGCCGCTGGTCGGTGACGAAGTGCTGTTTTCTCCGGGTCAGGGAGAAGAACACGGTTGGCTGGAGGAAATACTGCCGCGTAAAACAGAGTGCCTCAGACCGCCTGTTGCCAACGTCACAAAGCTTGTGATCATGACAGCGCCGGTACCTGAACCGGATCTGCTGCTTGTGGACCGTCAGATATCCCGGGCCTATGCACAGGGGATGGATATCCTGCTTGTCGTCAACAAATGTGATCTGAATCCGGATATGGCGGAACAGATGAGAAAAGAATACCATTCTGCCGGAATACAGGTGATTCCCATAAGCGCAAAAACCGGAGAAGGACTGGAGCAGCTCCGGAAAGCCCTGACAGGTTCTGAACTGTGCTGCTTTACGGGCCAAAGCGGCGCCGGAAAGAGTACCACGCTGAATGCGCTGCTGGATCTGGAGCTGGAAACAGGAACGATCTCCAGAAAGATAGCCAGGGGAAAGAACACAACAAGGCATACGGAACTGATCGAGAAAAATGGTATCCGCGTAATGGATACAGCGGGTTTTAACCTGCTGGAAGCAGAAAATGCACTGGATCCGGGAGAACTGAAAAACCGGTATCCTGAATTTGCCCCTTATGAGGGAAAGTGCAGATTCAGGGAATGCCTGCATGACCGGGAACCGGGATGCGCAGTCACTGCGGCAGCGGAAAATGGCGAAATCAGTCCCGGCAGACTTGAACGTTACAGGGAATTGCTTGCGGAGGCTAAAACAGTTTGGAGGGACAGATATGATTAA